Proteins co-encoded in one Papaver somniferum cultivar HN1 chromosome 5, ASM357369v1, whole genome shotgun sequence genomic window:
- the LOC113280895 gene encoding (DL)-glycerol-3-phosphatase 2-like yields MANLSHEISTKPNITHVIFDMDGLLLDTEKFYTEVQEVILAGYGKTFDWSLKAKMMGMKAIEAAKVFVQETGISDSLTAEQFLVKREGMLLNLFPTSELMPGVSRLINHLKEHGVPIAVATGSHKRHFELKTQKHGEIFSKMHHIVMGDDPEVKQGKPAPDVFLAAARRFGESPVDLTQILVFEDAPSGVAAAKNAGMYVVMVPDPRLDGSYQAAADQVLSSLLDFNPSDWGLPSFKDATN; encoded by the exons ATGGCTAATCTCTCACATGAGATCTCGACTAAACCTAATATTACTCACGTCATCTTTGACATGGATGGTCTATTACTTGATACGGAGAAATTTTATACGGAAGTTCAAGAAGTTATCTTAGCTGGTTATGGGAAAACATTTGATTGGTCATTGAAAGCTAAAATGATGGGTATGAAAGCTATTGAAGCAGCTAAAGTGTTTGTTCAAGAGACTGGGATTAGTGATTCATTAACTGCTGAACAATTTCTTGTTAAAAGAGAGggtatgttgttgaatctgtttcCTACTTCAGAATTAATGCCAG GAGTTAGTCGTCTAATTAACCATCTTAAAGAACATGGGGTGCCAATTGCTGTTGCTACAGG TTCTCATAAAAGACATTTCGAACTGAAAACACAAAAACATGGTGAAATATTTTCAAAGATGCATCATATAGTTATGGGGGATGATCCAGAAGTTAAACAAGGCAAGCCAGCCCCAGATGTATTTTTAGCAGCTGCCAGAAGATTTGGG GAGAGCCCAGTAGATCTGACACAGATCCTAGTCTTTGAAGATGCGCCTTCAGGAGTCGCTGCAGCAAAAAATGCTGGAAT GTATGTAGTAATGGTTCCAGATCCGAGATTGGATGGTTCTTATCAAGCTGCTGCAGATCAAGTTCTAAGTTCCTTGTTAGACTTCAACCCAAGTGATTGGGGCTTGCCATCTTTCAAGGATGCCACAAACTAA